In Gossypium hirsutum isolate 1008001.06 chromosome D06, Gossypium_hirsutum_v2.1, whole genome shotgun sequence, one genomic interval encodes:
- the LOC107901371 gene encoding transmembrane 9 superfamily member 11: MGNFGIWVLTICLIFQSGYGFYLPGSYPLKHVVGNYLSVKVNSLTSIDTEMPFSYYSLPFCKPVEGVKDSAENLGELLMGDRIENSPYRFKMHTNETEIFLCQTNKLSSDDFKLLTKRIDEMYQVNLILDNLPAIRYTRKEGFMLRWTGYPIGVKIKDGYYVFNHLKFKVLVHKYEETNVARVMGTGDAVEGVPSVGNKGSDVPGYMVVGFEVVPCSVVHNGDLVKNLKMYEKYPSPIKCEPTTVSMPIKEGEPIVFTYEVTFEESDIKWPSRWDAYLKMEGAKVHWFSILNSLMVITFLAGIVLVIFLRTVRRDLTRYEELDKEAQAMVNEELSGWKLVVGDVFRAPSNPALLCIMVGDGVQILGMAIVTILFAALGFMSPASRGTLITGMLFSYMILGIAAGYVAVRLWRTIGFGDHKGWVSVAWKAACFFPGIAFFILTILNFLLWGSRSTGAIPFSLFVILLLLWFCISVPLTLVGGYFGAKAPHIEYPVRTNQIPREIPAQKYPSWLLVLGAGTLPFGTLFIELFFIMSSIWMGRVYYVFGFLFIVLVLLVVVCAEVSLVLTYMHLCVEDWKWWWKSFFASGSVAIYIFLYSINYLIFDLKSLSGPVSATLYLGYSLFMVLTIMFATGTVGFLSSFWFVHYLFSSVKLD; the protein is encoded by the coding sequence ATGGGTAATTTTGGGATCTGGGTATTAACAATTTGCTTGATATTTCAATCTGGGTACGGGTTTTATTTGCCTGGTAGCTACCCTCTGAAACATGTGGTAGGGAATTATTTGTCTGTCAAAGTGAATTCCTTGACTTCCATTGATACTGAAATGCCCTTTAGCTATTACAGTTTGCCCTTTTGTAAGCCTGTAGAGGGTGTTAAGGATAGTGCTGAGAATCTTGGTGAGCTTCTCATGGGAGATCGGATTGAGAACTCACCATATAGGTTTAAGATGCACACTAATGAAACGGAGATCTTCTTGTGTCAAACCAATAAGCTCTCGTCTGATGATTTTAAGTTGTTGACGAAGAGGATTGACGAGATGTATCAAGTTAACTTGATTCTCGATAATCTGCCTGCTATAAGGTATACTAGGAAAGAGGGTTTTATGTTGAGGTGGACTGGGTATCCGATTGGTGTTAAGATTAAGGATGGGTATTATGTGTTTAATCATTTGAAATTTAAGGTACTTGTTCATAAGTATGAAGAGACAAATGTAGCCCGTGTTATGGGGACTGGGGATGCTGTTGAGGGTGTCCCTAGTGTCGGCAATAAGGGATCGGATGTTCCTGGTTATATGGTTGTCGGGTTTGAGGTGGTTCCTTGCAGTGTCGTGCATAATGGTGACTTGGTTAAGAACTtgaaaatgtatgaaaaataCCCATCTCCGATTAAATGTGAACCGACTACTGTGTCAATGCCCATCAAGGAAGGTGAGCCAATTGTCTTCACCTATGAAGTTACTTTCGAGGAGAGCGATATCAAGTGGCCATCTCGTTGGGATGCTTATTTGAAGATGGAGGGAGCTAAAGTCCATTGGTTCTCAATCTTGAATTCTCTTATGGTGATCACTTTCCTCGCCGGTATAGTCCTTGTGATCTTCTTAAGGACTGTCAGGCGGGATCTGACTCGGTATGAGGAGCTTGATAAGGAGGCGCAAGCAATGGTGAACGAGGAGCTGTCTGGGTGGAAGCTAGTTGTTGGGGATGTTTTCCGTGCCCCATCCAATCCTGCCCTTTTGTGTATTATGGTTGGGGATGGAGTTCAAATCCTTGGGATGGCAATTGTGACAATATTGTTTGCGGCTCTTGGATTTATGTCACCAGCGTCCCGTGGAACTCTCATTACAGGTATGCTATTTTCCTACATGATTCTTGGTATTGCAGCTGGCTACGTTGCAGTTCGTCTTTGGAGAACAATTGGCTTCGGAGATCACAAAGGATGGGTTTCCGTTGCTTGGAAAGCTGCTTGTTTCTTCCCCGGTATTGCCTTTTTCATTCTAACCATTTTGAATTTCCTGTTGTGGGGAAGTCGCAGCACTGGAGCTATTCCATTTTCTCTCTTTGTTATTCTACTTTTACTTTGGTTCTGTATCTCGGTTCCACTCACCCTAGTTGGTGGATACTTTGGGGCTAAGGCACCTCATATCGAATATCCTGTTCGAACCAACCAAATCCCTCGGGAAATTCCAGCTCAAAAGTACCCATCCTGGTTGTTAGTTCTTGGTGCTGGGACTCTACCTTTTGGTACCCTTTTCATCGAGCTTTTCTTCATCATGTCTAGCATTTGGATGGGACGAGTGTACTATGTCTTTGGGTTTCTGTTCATTGTTCTGGTCTTACTTGTTGTGGTTTGCGCTGAAGTATCTTTGGTGTTAACTTACATGCATCTGTGTGTGGAGGACTGGAAATGGTGGTGGAAATCGTTCTTTGCATCCGGCTCAGTTGCCATCTACATCTTCCTGTACTCCATAAACTATCTCATATTTGATCTTAAGAGCTTGAGTGGACCTGTCTCGGCTACTCTGTACTTGGGGTATTCTCTCTTCATGGTTCTCACAATCATGTTCGCAACTGGCACGGTTGGATTCCTTTCTTCTTTCTGGTTTGTGCATTATTTATTCTCTTCGGTAAAGCTGGATTGA
- the LOC107901370 gene encoding uncharacterized protein: protein MAGGGNKRRSNNNKNKNSNSNSNSNSSSQNKTKSGRGRSKSSSTRIRNSLFVEGGLLSDWQLDSQGRNRNGNRISGLGSDRAKASTSKKGPSTNIGGSAIRYEYPSLDLQDPESDILAHEGDNKKDELHPIILLSKESQIVAYMDQTTPSKPSLVNYTYGYGSDFVLGDKSHRGLGFDDESEATPSGIESCSKKMEEQEGACSNLSSSETEADAGHNNNNNNNNNSSSKVDAGVAEELIFNELSQKKNAGFLSIGGVKLYTQDMSDAETDEDNDGNSLGDESSGTTDQEEQDGVYESDDSVVSSDDDSDIDEEVAEDYLEGIGGEDSVLDTKWLVGQALNDSDDDSSSNTSFDGTLEKLGGIALQDASREYGMQKNQSRNKYSGGAKDALSPALDDLMLVKDPRTMSAKKKHVAKLPRSWPLQEQKSKNSRKFPVEKKKHRKEMIAVKRRERMLRRGVDLEKINSKLEQIVLDQVDMFAFQPMHPRDCSQVRRLAAIYRLSSGCQGFGKKRFVTVTRTQYTSMPSSSDKLRLEKLIGTGDEDADFPVNEGFNIKALDSGRARAQKVAKGSGLKKVGSSNIGESGEKRRSGKKVSYVSQPVSFISSGVMVSETDEIRTTDPEGTSESYEHKGIIRSAQFGAFEVHTKGFGSKMMAKMGFVEGGGLGKDGQGMAQPIEVVQRPKSLGLGVNFTSTSSDSDRVHKSGGASENHSKRFGDSSKDQHKSFGAFEKHTKGFGSKMMAKMGFVEGMGLGKDSQGIVNPLVASRLPKSRGLGANH from the exons ATGGCAGGTGGTGGAAATAAGAGAAGATCAAATAACAACAAGAATAAGAACAGCAACAGCAACAGTAACAGCAACAGCAGCAGCCAAAATAAAACGAAGAGTGGCCGAGGAAGATCCAAATCTTCGTCTACTCGAATCAGGAACTCTCTTTTTGTTGAGGGTGGTCTTTTATCCGATTGGCAGTTGGATTCCCAAG GAAGGAATAGAAATGGGAATCGAATTTCTGGGTTGGGTTCTGATAGGGCAAAGGCTTCTACTTCAAAAAAAGGGCCATCAACAAATATTGGTGGTAGTGCTATAAGATATGAGTACCCTTCTCTCGATCTTCAA GATCCAGAATCAGATATTCTGGCCCATGAGGGAGATAATAAAAAAGATGAGCTGCATCCTATTATTTTGCTTTCAAAGGAGAGCCAGATTGTTGCTTACATGGACCAAACCACACCTTCGAAGCCCAGTCTTGTAAATTATACTTATGGATATGGTTCTGATTTTGTACTAGGTGATAAATCACACAGAGGATTAggttttgatgatgaatccgagGCAACCCCCAGTGGAATCGAGTCATGCTCAAAGAAAATGGAAGAACAAGAAGGAGCGTGTTCTAATTTATCATCCTCTGAGACAGAAGCTGATGCtggtcataataataataataataataataataatagtagtagcaAGGTTGATGCCGGCGTGGCTGAAGAGTTGATTTTTAATGAATTATCCCAAAAGAAAAATGCAGGGTTTTTGTCAATTGGAGGTGTGAAATTGTATACTCAAGATATGTCTGATGCAGAAACTGATGAGGACAATGATGGAAACTCACTAGGTGATGAAAGCTCTGGAACAACTGATCAAGAGGAGCAAGATGGAGTATATGAGAGTGATGACTCTGTAGTTTCTTCAGATGATGATTCAGATATTGATGAAGAGGTTGCAGAAGATTACTTAGAAGGAATTGGTGGTGAGGATAGTGTTTTGGATACCAAGTGGTTGGTAGGTCAGGCTTTGAATGATTCCGATGATGATAGTTCTTCTAATACTTCTTTTGATGGGACATTAGAGAAGCTGGGTGGGATTGCTCTCCAAGATGCATCTAGGGAATATGGCATGCAGAAGAATCAGTCTAGAAATAAATACTCTGGAGGTGCTAAGGATGCTTTGTCACCAGCCTTGGATGATCTTATGCTAGTAAAGGATCCAAGAACTATGTCTGCTAAAAAGAAACATGTTGCCAAGTTGCCTCGGTCTTGGCCTTTACAGGAACAAAAGAGCAAGAATTCCCGCAAATTTCCTG TTGAAAAGAAGAAACATCGCAAGGAAATGATTGCTGTGAAGCGCCGTGAAAGAATGCTTCGTCGGGGTGTTGATCTTGAgaaaattaattcg AAATTAGAGCAGATTGTTTTGGATCAGGTCGATATGTTTGCTTTTCAGCCAATGCATCCTCGGGATTGTTCACAG GTAAGAAGATTAGCTGCAATTTACCGTTTGTCTAGCGGATGCCAGGGTTTTGGAAAGAAAAG GTTTGTGACAGTAACACGGACACAATATACTTCCATGCCATCTTCCAGTGACAAACTTCGCCTGGAAAAG CTAATTGGAACTGGTGACGAGGATGCAGACTTCCCTGTTAATGAAGGGTTTAATATAAAGGCATTGGATTCAGGCAGAGCAAGAGCACAGAAGGTTGCTAAAGGGAGTGGCTTAAAGAAAGTCGGTTCTAGCAACATTGGTGAATCAGGTGAGAAAAGACGAAGTGGGAAAAAGGTTTCCTATGTAAGTCAACCTGTCTCATTTATATCGAGTGGCGTCATGGTATCTGAAACTGATGAGATCAGAACTACCGATCCTGAGGGTACATCAGAAAGTTACGAACATAAGGGTATCATCAGATCAGCACAGTTTGGTGCATTCGAGGTACATACAAAGGGTTTTGGATCCAAAATGATGGCTAAAATGGGATTTGTTGAAGGTGGAGGGTTAGGAAAAGATGGTCAAGGTATGGCACAGCCTATTGAAGTCGTACAGCGGCCTAAATCCCTTGGGTTGGGTGTGAATTTCACCAGCACAAGCAGTGACTCAGATAGGGTACATAAATCTGGCGGAGCTTCCGAAAATCATAGCAAACGTTTTGGTGACTCATCGAAGGATCAGCATAAATCTTTTGGAGCCTTTGAAAAGCATACCAAAGGTTTCGGATCCAAAATGATGGCTAAGATGGGTTTTGTTGAAGGTATGGGGTTAGGCAAGGATTCACAAGGCATTGTTAATCCTTTGGTCGCTTCTAGGCTCCCAAAATCACGAGGATTAGGTGCTAATCACTAG